GTACACGGAAAGATAGTCTTTGGTCCTTTCGGTCCTGCACACCTGTTCTTTGGCCATTGGCATGACCGAGGTGATGGAGACCATCTGGAATGGTGTTGTGAGAGCTGTGTTATCCAGACTCCCCTCTGGAATCAGTGGTGGTGGGATGGGACCTATGACTGGTATGGTGAGTTCAAGGTCATGGAAATCTTGGCTCATTAACCATCCCACACGGTAGCCCTTAGGAAGCTTAATAGGTGTAGCTGTGCAGTTGTTGAATAGGATGTGAACTGCACGGGATGTAACTTCAGTTAGGGGTGTGGCTTCCAGGGTGAGGCCAAGCTCCACACATTCCACTGATGGCTGGAAGTAGGCTAGGGTGTGGTTGAGGGTTTGGCCACGCCGCTTGTTGAGCTGCACAGCGACACCTTTGGTGTAGGCAGGTACTGCGGTTTCAAGTTCATTCACCAGGATACAGACTTCTGGGATGGTCTGACCTGATGCCAGGTGTATGTGGTTGACGAGGTCCACAGGGGGTTGTGCGGTCAATGGGGCCCACACCACAACATTGATAGTATCTATGTGAACTTGGAGATGAACTAGGATGTCTGCCCCAATGTAGATGTCATGTGGTGAGTCCTGAAGAACCAGGAAGTAGTGGGTTAAGGACCGGCCAttccatttcaagttcaaagcGCAGACGCCTTTGGCCGTTACCATGGTTGACACGTGGGAGCCCAATGGGAATCGTGTGCTCTTTACAACAAAAGGAATGTCCGGTGTGTTCGTAGTGAGAGCATTGAACAGTGTGGGGCTGATGGCTGAATTGTCTGCCCATAGTGCCAAAACAGTGTCTGTTATTGCCATGTTGTTCAGGTGTATGGCTTCCTTGACCCGAGGGCAGTAGCTGTCTGGGTGCTCGGCTGGTTGCAAGGTGCAGAGTGGCGTCCCTGAACTTGGGGCGGGCCTTGAGTCTGTGTTCTTGTGACCAGCTGGGGGTTGGTCGCTGACCTCTGTGACCTGGCAGCGCACTTCAACTGGGTTGGTTGATTGGGAAGGCAGTGGTTCTCGCACTTGAGCCCAGATTTTTAGCTGTTTAAAGTCCATCAGGGGCTTAAAGCGATCTAGCAAATCTTTTCCAATGAGGAGAGGATAGGTGTCCATTGGTGAGATGTACACAGGGTGTTCCAGACTCATGGGACCGATGGTCAGGTGTATGGGGGCTATTTGTTCCAGTCAGACCTCAGTTTGGCTGTATGACTGCACGTTCAATACACATCTCTGTGGCTTGAGAGTCCGATTCTGTCTCTTAGCTCCTTCCGAGAGTCTGTGAAACAACTGGGATGACATCAGCGTGAGGTCAGCTCCGGTGTCAACAAGGGCCTCTCAACTCACCTCATGTTCCAAGGTGATGGCTAGATAAAGTTTCCTGGCTACTCCTTTCTCGATCAGGTTTCCCAGGAGACTTGGTACAGGGGCCTGTGTGGTAACTGACAAGCAGTTAGGGCTGATTTCCGGTTGTTCGGTTCGGAGACAGACAACTAGCACAGCACTTTCGGGTACCTTGGGATCTTGATAGATGATGGGCTGGAGTGTTTTGGTTAGTTCTGGATGATCAGCCGTCAGCTGGGGTGCATTTTGGACTCCCGAATACTTTGGTGTCCGGGAGGTTGGTTCAGAGTTTGTGGGGGCGTTGGCAGAGGTCTGGGAATTGTCTTTAGGAGGAGGGCATTCTGAAGGTTTGTTGATTTCCGCCACTCGTAGTCACGAGGAGTCTGGCATATCCTTTTCGTTTGGCTTGTTAGGCCCTTTTTGAATCAACTCCTTTAATATCTTCAGGATCTCTGCCAACTCTGAGGTCTCTGTACGTTTCTGCTCTGGGGACAGGTGAGACTTGGGCTTGTCACGGGGGCATTGAGGTGCATTCCTTCGATGACTGTTTGGGCTGGTTGTTCCTGCTGGTGCGGGTCGGTGACGCCTAGGTCGGCGATTTGGTTTCCATGCAGCACTGTCCCTTGTTTTGTCTGACCAGCGGGGTCTGCCCCCTGGCCTTTCGGTGTGCCCTGTCGGATGCTTGGCTCGAGCACCCGAGTAGTCATACCGTTCAGTGGCAGTAAAGTCCCTTGTCTCTCTGTTGCCAGGCCTAGCATTGTGATGCGGTTTGGCGCCCTCTAGAGTCAGCTCTGGGTAGTGTTCAGAGACAGGGAAAATAACAGGATTTTTAACAGTCTTTTAAGAGGTAGTCTTGTGCTTAACATAGGCCTTATGGGCCATGTCCCGCAGCTGTTGTGTGGTCATGGTGCGGGAGCATGCCATAACTCCTAAGTGATGACTCACACTAGGATGCAGGTTACGCAGGAAAATAATTCTCAAGTTAAAATCCTCCTCCATTTCTGGCTCATTTCTGGCCCCAAAGTAGGTTTGTCTCAGTCTATTATAATAAGCCGGTGGGGTTTCGAGACGGCCCTGTTTGAGGTCCATGGCAGCAACCAGTCCCTGCTCAGACTCTGGGTATGAAAACTCCTTTATTAGAACCTGCTGCAGTTGCTTGTAATCCCTTTTTACAGTGTCTGACTGCCGGTACAGGAAGCTGCGCACCTCGCGGCTGGAGGTAATCCTGAGCAAATACAGTCTGTCTCTGGTGGAAACATTAACCATGGTTTCCAAATGAAAGTCAATATCCTGCAGGTAGGCATGTACGTCGTGTCCTCCTGCAGGGTTTGGCTTCCCAGCTTCCTCTTTCTTGGACCTCGCTTGGCTGGGAAGTCTGTTCCAACTTGTCGGGGGAGATTCAGTGGTGTGTTTTCCCCCCTTTTGTTCAGCCTGGAAGTGATAGGCGTACTTCAGTTCTCTTTGCACTGTATCAAATTCAGCTTTGAGTTGGTCTTGTTGCTGAGCCAAGGCTTGGACTTCAGCTCGGGCTGCTTGAAAGTGTCTTTTGGAGGCTTTGGCTtttgcctctctctctttcagttcGGTTTCAGCTCGTTTTAAAAGAGTCTCTGCTTCTTGGAGCTTGCATTCCAGGTCCTCGCGGGCCTGTTTTTCCAATCGTTCTCTGCGCTCGGTGTGTGTACGGAGGTCGGTCAAAGTTTCCTGTAGCCTTTCCACCTCCTCCTTTAGCTCTACGTGCCACTCCTCCTTTGCCGGCTTCTGGGCCTCCAGGGTCAGTTGATCTAGGCGATTCTGGGCGTCTGCCTGGTTCCTGCGAGCCTCCTCGGCCTGAAGCTTTAGTGCTACTGTGTCTTGCTCCAGGAGGGTAACGGTTCCATCGCTCAGCTTCACCTGGGTGATGAGGTTGTGGGCAAGGGCCCTGATGATCTTGACCAGCTCGTTGTGGGTGTAGCTCTGTACTGGATCGTAGGCCATCAGCCGGTTCAAGTCACCATCCAGCTGCTCATGGGTCCAGTCCGGTAGGTCCCTGGTCGCCTCGGGCAGGAGGGCCTCCTTCATTGCGCTCAGCCAGGCCCCTAGATGGTCCCAGTGGGTGGCAGGACTGGATGATCTGGACATGCTGGCGCACTGGGGGGCGAGAGAGAAAAGCACAAGAGGCCAATGCAAGTCCCTACAAGTTAAGTGAGCTCTGTACTACTCCTATGTCATGTGTTGTGCAGCTAACTGGGGTGAACAGTCAATGGCACAACTTAAACACATATTTACCCTGGCGGTGCGTAGGCAGGGCAGatagtaggtgtgtgtgtgggtatgtTGGTACAGGGAAAGAGTCTGAGCAAATGTGTCGATGGGTTGAAACTTAGTGGGTCATTCTAATGACTGGGGTAGTTTACGTCATCAACATATTACTGAGAATTCCCTGATGGTTCATGCAGATTAAGTCTTCTTGAAAACTAAAGGTAAAACAAGACAGGATTAaatcaataacaaaacaaaaataatgagaCAGGAAAGGGAACAGAGAGGGTTGCCTTAGTTCGGCTGCTTGGCAACACTAGTGTTATGACAGGGCCCGCAGGTAGGGGGCGCTATGGTGTCATATAAGCTAGGGAGGCAGCTAAGCTCAAAACAACAGGGCCAAACTAAACAGTTTAAAAcgggggggggatggggggggaGAGGAGCGTTTCTAATTCTATTTCCGCCTATAGCAACTCAGTAGGTGCTGTACCTCATTTAATAGACCTGGGCATGAAGTGAGGGCCTCCAGGTGGGTCCTCGTAAAGCAGGTCCAACTCTCCGGCCTTTCTGGACAGACAGCGGCAGACCCCTCAGATCGGTACACGCCACTCAGGTGCGACCACACAAACAGTCACAACTCTCAGCCCAACCTGGCAGTACCTAGTGAGTAACCGACTGACGGGCACAGAGAAGATTGGGATTTTATCTGGGGGTGCCACTCGCAACAGACATAGCCCAAAGGCTTTGCTTATTGCTAAGTGGCACTTCCCGGCGTTATATACCCCAAAATTGCTGCAGTGCACCAGTCAGCGCTATTGGTCCCCTTTTGGGGATATTGGCTGAAGTCTCCCTGCATGCCGTCACCTAGAGTGCGGGGACTGAGGTATCCGAGGCTATCCGCCACCAGTGCCAGGCTGGCCAGGACAGCCAAATCCGCCCACCAGACACCACTGATGAGAGAGACATCACTTCACTACCCAGGTGCCTTAGAGGAAGTGCTGCCTATAGGGAAACACAAAGGCTGAACAGGGCTAGGGTTAATGGCATAGCTGGAAATAACCCAGAAGAGCAAAATAAAAGGTCAAAACTTTAAGATTTGCGAGCCcagtgaattaattaaaatcaaatttaattaattatgtTCCTAGGTAGGGAGCAGTATAGGGAATAatgagaaatgaaacaaaaaagaaacatacaatattgaaataactgaaaacaaaattaaaaccaCGTAAACCGAAaactaattatttttataataataattaattaaactgaaaattaaaatcaaaagcaaatgaacaaaataaactgaGAAATCAAAACAACCAAAACGGAAATGAGAGAAGTTAAAGAGGGAAAAGACTGACTGAGAGGACCCACAAGGTGGCGTGGTCGAGCCACGCCAAAGGGAAGTCAG
The sequence above is drawn from the Triplophysa rosa unplaced genomic scaffold, Trosa_1v2 scaffold54_ERROPOS3010582, whole genome shotgun sequence genome and encodes:
- the LOC130551023 gene encoding uncharacterized protein LOC130551023, with protein sequence MSRSSSPATHWDHLGAWLSAMKEALLPEATRDLPDWTHEQLDGDLNRLMAYDPVQSYTHNELVKIIRALAHNLITQVKLSDGTVTLLEQDTVALKLQAEEARRNQADAQNRLDQLTLEAQKPAKEEWHVELKEEVERLQETLTDLRTHTERRERLEKQAREDLECKLQEAETLLKRAETELKEREAKAKASKRHFQAARAEVQALAQQQDQLKAEFDTVQRELKYAYHFQAEQKGGKHTTESPPTSWNRLPSQARSKKEEAGKPNPAGGHDVHAYLQDIDFHLETMVNVSTRDRLYLLRITSSREVRSFLYRQSDTVKRDYKQLQQVLIKEFSYPESEQGLVAAMDLKQGRLETPPAYYNRLRQTYFGARNEPEMEEDFNLRIIFLRNLHPSVSHHLGVMACSRTMTTQQLRDMAHKAYVKHKTTS